One stretch of Candidatus Bathyarchaeia archaeon DNA includes these proteins:
- a CDS encoding ribbon-helix-helix domain-containing protein, protein MKTLRISDDAHQKLTGMLGEITAQTMKMQTYTDAIENLLSQSVILPPELLNETQNFIETNRKLGYTTREEFIRDAIRYRLRFLKNETEYLEVPKEEYEKLAQAIDQMDTPFHCVEDFINQQVEGLIEKYEEWLKQKETFEKTSKL, encoded by the coding sequence ATGAAAACCCTAAGAATAAGCGACGATGCCCACCAAAAACTAACCGGAATGCTAGGCGAAATCACTGCCCAAACCATGAAAATGCAAACCTACACCGACGCCATCGAAAACCTGCTCAGCCAAAGCGTAATCCTCCCACCCGAACTACTCAACGAAACCCAAAACTTCATCGAAACAAATCGAAAACTCGGCTACACCACAAGAGAAGAATTCATCCGCGATGCAATCCGCTACAGATTACGCTTCCTTAAAAATGAAACCGAGTATCTGGAAGTCCCAAAAGAAGAATATGAAAAACTAGCCCAAGCTATTGACCAAATGGACACGCCTTTTCACTGTGTAGAAGATTTTATCAACCAGCAAGTTGAGGGGCTTATAGAAAAGTACGAAGAATGGCTCAAACAGAAGGAAACCTTCGAAAAGACCAGCAAGCTATAA
- a CDS encoding MscL family protein, with protein sequence MVSDEEILDELKKIRVLLEKPPAPPPPPPKGLWDEFKEFLSKYKVFGLAVAFIIGLYLGTLVQALVKDLLLPAIGLAIPGMTDLSTYTVGPFAIGDFLVALITFIIVAFIVFLAVKVAKRWGME encoded by the coding sequence TTGGTTAGTGACGAAGAGATTTTAGACGAACTCAAAAAAATTCGCGTATTGCTAGAGAAACCGCCTGCGCCACCCCCACCCCCTCCTAAGGGGCTATGGGACGAATTCAAAGAGTTTCTGTCCAAGTATAAGGTGTTTGGGCTTGCTGTCGCCTTCATTATCGGCTTGTATCTGGGAACCTTAGTTCAGGCACTAGTCAAAGACTTGCTTTTGCCCGCGATAGGCTTAGCGATTCCAGGAATGACAGATTTGTCAACTTACACTGTTGGACCCTTTGCAATTGGTGACTTTTTAGTTGCGTTGATAACTTTCATAATTGTTGCCTTCATCGTCTTTTTGGCGGTAAAAGTTGCAAAGCGTTGGGGCATGGAGTAA